GTACGATTAACGTTTTATTTATCGACATGTACGTCAtcttgcatttgaaattatatgtataaatccATCAGTTTTCCATTATACGAGCATACGCTGTACATACATGGTAAATAGTAGCTTTTAAATGCACAACGCGCTGTTGTATCTGCCACGTGTATTTTTATATGAAATATACATTGCATTTGACATATGTACAAATTAAATTGTTAGGATATTTTACCTTTGTCTGTAAAGGTATATTATACAATTCATTTGCAGCCAAAAATATGTTTTTCTAATCTTTTCAATGCTATATATAgtatctccctttctctctacGTATGCGTATATATGTTAAATAATTACAAGTATctataattaaattactttatatatataaatatacacacatatatatatatatatatatacatatatatatatatatatatatatatatatatatatatatatatatatatatatatacatatacatatacgtatatatatatattctaaataAGAAGTATGTAAAATATGAAATGCACATTGAATTATACACAGATTGCTTCAATTAAATCGTGAATTGTTACTTTTAATCACAAATGTAATTATACTATGCATTTTTTGGTATTTGAATTACAGTGTTGGCTTGGCAAATATTTTCTTTAAGAAATTTTAATAACGGCAGCCATGGTTTTAGTTCCGCTTGACTGCGGTACAAGGCGGACAGTGATCAGCGATAGGTCTATCATTTTTCGCTGGTATTTCTTGTGAAACACCATGGCAGCAGACTGTGTCTTAAACACAATTGTTGCGCTACGTTCACCCATTTGTATGCTCTATAACACGAATAATATGAACAAAGAATTATTAAACTAAAAGTAGGCTGTTTATTTAACGGAAAAAGGAAACAATAAGATATACGTATAACAATATCTTGATAGAATCGTAACAGAGATGAAACTGTAGAAATAAATTTAATCGATGATGCAttagaaaaatgaaaataaatctttTCGACATATAGTAAATCGATATAAAACTTTTACATGTGACGCAAAATAATATCTTATATACATTGTAAGACATATCGCTACATATGTTTTAGTTAACAGAATCGAGAAGGGTACAAAGATGAAATAATACAGTATTTGACAAATAAAACACTTTCTTCGTTATAACAAGTGTCGTTATCGGACATACTGAAACGAATACTTCGAAAAGTTCGTAAGATTGGAAGAATTTGGTTTCAATCGAATAAAGAATATGTGAAACTTAAAGCAGTGTATCTTTGAAATCTTGTATCTATTACACACGGGGAAAATTATAATCAAATAGCTTCTGTGATACGAAGCTAGTTTTTACGTAATAAAGAACATAAATTAGCTTTTTTCTTCTACTAAAGTAACTTAAAAGTGAAATTAATAAAGTGGAAAAACAAAAGTAAAACCACTTAAAAGAGACAAACGAGTCGAGGCGGGAGAAAATGTTCTAGTAGAAAAATAGTCACCTCAATAGTTCCAATCCCTTGACACATACGTCTAATTTGTGCTTCGGATGTACTTGCTGCTAAATTTTCTACCTTCACGGTATTAGTTTTTGTTTCCTGTTGCTTTTTTTGTTGAGTTGGTGTTTTTTGAAGTATAACTCTTTGATTGTTCTGCGTATTCATAACAACCTTTTGTCCACTGGTATTTGTCGTTACTTCTTGTACATTGATGATAGTCTTCTGTAAACTTACAATCGGCTTTTGTTTGAAGATTCGTTGCGGATTGCTAACAATCCTCTGTCCAACCGTTATTAGCTTCTTCGACGGATCTGACTGGGTTTGGCCAGCTTTATGATCTGTAACTTGTGTCGtgttatttattttgttctGTAATATCATTTGACCTGATTTCTGTAGATTCGACACCGTTTTTTGGATAGTAGTGGCAACTTTGTGAGTATTCGATAACGATTTCTGTATAACAACACGTCGCATACCAGATTGCGTACTCAAAACTTTGGTATTATCATTGCTTTGCACAATCGTATGCCCGGAGTTATTGTCCTTGGAAAAATCTACCAAATCGTTGGGCTGTACAGTCTGTATTGTTCTTACAATTCGTACACAGGATGATTTTTCTGCAGCCTACAACAGAAATCGTAACGATATTTCAGTTTGTCGAGTCACcaaatcataataattataaaaatgacagTTCATAAGAATAGCTCCTTTAGAATAACTGAACTATTGGAGGAAATGAAAAGGAACAAAAAGTagttaaaaaatacattttattgaaacatgaataaaaaatatacagtaatgtctgctaaatgtatgtatatatatgtatatacatatatatatatatatatttcgaatTCGTACGTTTTCATTTTGTTGACAatgataaatatttaaaattaatgtaTTTCTCCGAGATGTGTAAAAAAATGCAACGACACGTGCAGCGTGTCTTAATTACATGCATCggtatataattgttatataccaACTTTAGTTTATGTACAAATAGTATTTTAGCACAGCGTGATCTTGGAAAACTTGAATAGGTATATAATcggaaaataaacaaaatgtaCTGTACGTAAAGGTGAATGTAATAATTCTATTTAACTATATTCGACTTATGAGATTGTAACACTTTTGAAGAAATTGTACCAATTTTCATTGTTTTTCTATTGTTAGAAATTAAGAAAAGACAGTATTTTTAATATTGTACCTCGGTAGCTTGCGTATTGGTAGGACGACCGCGTCCTCTGCCAATACCAATATGAGCTTTGCTAATTGTAGCCTCTTTTACAACTCCCATAAGTACCGACGCCGGTTTCGTATCTCGTGTACCTACGTTTGCTGAAAAAAAGAAATCCGTGTAAAGCGCACACGTATGTACACGTCTATGGATGCACGATACGATGCTATTGCAATAATTATTGCGCCTCGAATCTAACTTAACGGTGATCGAAAAACGGATGTTTACAAAAGTACTAAACATACATACATGAACCAGTATCGTTTTTAGCTTCTTCACTTTGTTTCTCCATTGCAGCCATTTTTCGCCTATTTTCCTTTTCGCGTAAAATCTTTTCCCTAAGACGCTTCTGTTCTTCCATTTTCTTTCTGTACTCTTCCATTTCCGGATCATTCTCCTCGTCCTGAAATATTTCATTGCACGACAAAGTATAGAAAAATTCGTGCCGAGAAAAAGGTTGAAATAAAATGCTGATACAACTACTGTGTACACACCTTCTTATCGGTGTTCGCGGTATTTAAGGTATCTACCGTTCGCACTTCTTGAAGATTTCTATTATTAGATTTCATTCGTTTTGGACTTAGGTCGCGTAAAGGTCTGTCCACCGGTTCGGAGTTCCTCTTCTGCGGTAATCTACATTTTACCGAAGCGTTCATGGGTCTGTTACCAGGCGATTTTTGTTGCGTATGGTTTTGATCGTAGCTCTCACGGTACGTGTTCGTGGAGGGCGGTCGACTCTTTGGAATATAATCGCTTCTATTCTTCGATTGCAACTCTCTGTCGCGATAATTCTGACGAGTCCCTCTATGATCCTAATAAGCATTAACATCGTAAGCAAATGAATCGAAATTTGCATCCAAGTACGATAATGCTTACCTCTTGGTAACTGTCTTTCGGATCCCATTGACTGGACTTATACTTGGTGGTGGCATCGTAATTGCTGTCGCGCGTGTAACTGCTTTCAGCGGAATATGATTTACCGAGTGTTCCACTCTGACTTTTCTGTGGCTTGTTTTCTTGCCACACGTCCGAGAAATATGCATAGGGGTCCTATTTCAAATATGCGATTCGTACGCGTTATTCCAGAGAAAGAATGGTCAGAAAATATTGTAGGTGTTTCGTAGAAAAATTCTTTCTAAATACATACATCGCTCTTATTTTGCTGATAATTCTGCTGATAGTGCGGTGGTCCTTGCTGCTGCGGCTGACCGTACGCAGCTTGATTCGGATAAGACGGCAAAGATTGGGAAAAGTGACTGCTAGGAATTTGCGATAACAAAGGTGTTTGTTGTTGAGCGGAGTCCCATGCCAGCCTTGCTGCTTCATGCGGAAAAAAGAAGAGACGATTTCGTTCGGTTATAAGTA
This genomic stretch from Megalopta genalis isolate 19385.01 chromosome 5, iyMegGena1_principal, whole genome shotgun sequence harbors:
- the LOC117227564 gene encoding uncharacterized protein LOC117227564 isoform X2 — encoded protein: MSEHDDTLLDEDLGDEEYDLGNDEEEALLADDYELERQNSYKGEEETDDVLDLGVTDALDDDLDGEDENIELNRSNDNDFYEDGNQLDVQSKYYEQDEINKYKIEQTRQQDERSANDNVNTSTNIGKGDLREKLQKNAKMYAAATGQGMEDDECEEAKERRNRFQNERTIVSPKMNTNIPDSLENVVTSEPSKLMIYRGRGRGRSARGNRGGRFNTQNSGNFNPRFNNARNMNFDGQTPAACRPPLLEARPPFLLGVPNNVQNQQIIYQQPNSQVQSFQHYSLNGSLQGPTHFVDSRPQFNPNQFQGQVVPRIIGPRLDYGPRGNLPGSLQGPPYSHNNNHSPSQPPYGQIQPGPFQSSNVLNVQDGQTRLMQNNQGTLLQGNPGTSLLGNLNPLVASSVASAPVALLQGNQTLPLQGFPRQSSQGPPINHPNVQVSNQPPFENRPTFQEAQFENRPVYDSRSGYTDQVPTSQFNSNTLPVPQQSASNVPNVPLPPGHKILINPHFRGAVQSTNDARLAWDSAQQQTPLLSQIPSSHFSQSLPSYPNQAAYGQPQQQGPPHYQQNYQQNKSDDPYAYFSDVWQENKPQKSQSGTLGKSYSAESSYTRDSNYDATTKYKSSQWDPKDSYQEDHRGTRQNYRDRELQSKNRSDYIPKSRPPSTNTYRESYDQNHTQQKSPGNRPMNASVKCRLPQKRNSEPVDRPLRDLSPKRMKSNNRNLQEVRTVDTLNTANTDKKDEENDPEMEEYRKKMEEQKRLREKILREKENRRKMAAMEKQSEEAKNDTGSSNVGTRDTKPASVLMGVVKEATISKAHIGIGRGRGRPTNTQATEAAEKSSCVRIVRTIQTVQPNDLVDFSKDNNSGHTIVQSNDNTKVLSTQSGMRRVVIQKSLSNTHKVATTIQKTVSNLQKSGQMILQNKINNTTQVTDHKAGQTQSDPSKKLITVGQRIVSNPQRIFKQKPIVSLQKTIINVQEVTTNTSGQKVVMNTQNNQRVILQKTPTQQKKQQETKTNTVKVENLAASTSEAQIRRMCQGIGTIESIQMGERSATIVFKTQSAAMVFHKKYQRKMIDLSLITVRLVPQSSGTKTMAAVIKIS
- the LOC117227564 gene encoding uncharacterized protein LOC117227564 isoform X3 encodes the protein MSEHDDTLLDEDLGDEEYDLGNDEEEALLADDYELERQNSYKGEEETDDVLDLGVTDALDDDLDGEDENIELNRSNDNDFYEDGNQLDVQSKYYEQDEINKYKIEQTRQQDERSANDNVNTSTNIGKGDLREKLQKNAKMYAAATGQGMEDDECEEAKERRNRFQNERTIVSPKMNTNIPDSLENVVTSEPSKLMIYRGRGRGRSARGNRGGRFNTQNSGNFNPRFNNARNMNFDGQTPAACRPPLLEARPPFLLGVPNNVQNQQIIYQQPNSQVQSFQHYSLNGSLQGPTHFVDSRPQFNPNQFQGQVVPRIIGPRLDYGPRGNLPGSLQGPPYSHNNNHSPSQPPYGQIQPGPFQSSNVLNVQDGQTRLMQNNQGTLLQGNPGTSLLGNLNPLVASSVASAPVALLQGNQTLPLQGFPRQSSQGPPINHPNVQVSNQPPFENRPTFQEAQFENRPVYDSRSGYTDQVPTSQFNSNTLPVPQQSASNVPNVPLPPGHKILINPHFRGAVQSTNDAARLAWDSAQQQTPLLSQIPSSHFSQSLPSYPNQAAYGQPQQQGPPHYQQNYQQNKSDDPYAYFSDVWQENKPQKSQSGTLGKSYSAESSYTRDSNYDATTKYKSSQWDPKDSYQEDHRGTRQNYRDRELQSKNRSDYIPKSRPPSTNTYRESYDQNHTQQKSPGNRPMNASVKCRLPQKRNSEPVDRPLRDLSPKRMKSNNRNLQEVRTVDTLNTANTDKKDEENDPEMEEYRKKMEEQKRLREKILREKENRRKMAAMEKQSEEAKNDTGSSNVGTRDTKPASVLMGVVKEATISKAHIGIGRGRGRPTNTQATEAAEKSSCVRIVRTIQTVQPNDLVDFSKDNNSGHTIVQSNDNTKVLSTQSGMRRVVIQKSLSNTHKVATTIQKTVSNLQKSGQMILQNKINNTTQVTDHKAGQTQSDPSKKLITVGQRIVSNPQRIFKQKPIVSLQKTIINVQEVTTNTSGQKVVMNTQNNQRVILQKTPTQQKKQQETKTNTVKVENLAASTSEAQIRRMCQGIGTIEVTIFLLEHFLPPRLVCLF
- the LOC117227564 gene encoding uncharacterized protein LOC117227564 isoform X1; the encoded protein is MSEHDDTLLDEDLGDEEYDLGNDEEEALLADDYELERQNSYKGEEETDDVLDLGVTDALDDDLDGEDENIELNRSNDNDFYEDGNQLDVQSKYYEQDEINKYKIEQTRQQDERSANDNVNTSTNIGKGDLREKLQKNAKMYAAATGQGMEDDECEEAKERRNRFQNERTIVSPKMNTNIPDSLENVVTSEPSKLMIYRGRGRGRSARGNRGGRFNTQNSGNFNPRFNNARNMNFDGQTPAACRPPLLEARPPFLLGVPNNVQNQQIIYQQPNSQVQSFQHYSLNGSLQGPTHFVDSRPQFNPNQFQGQVVPRIIGPRLDYGPRGNLPGSLQGPPYSHNNNHSPSQPPYGQIQPGPFQSSNVLNVQDGQTRLMQNNQGTLLQGNPGTSLLGNLNPLVASSVASAPVALLQGNQTLPLQGFPRQSSQGPPINHPNVQVSNQPPFENRPTFQEAQFENRPVYDSRSGYTDQVPTSQFNSNTLPVPQQSASNVPNVPLPPGHKILINPHFRGAVQSTNDAARLAWDSAQQQTPLLSQIPSSHFSQSLPSYPNQAAYGQPQQQGPPHYQQNYQQNKSDDPYAYFSDVWQENKPQKSQSGTLGKSYSAESSYTRDSNYDATTKYKSSQWDPKDSYQEDHRGTRQNYRDRELQSKNRSDYIPKSRPPSTNTYRESYDQNHTQQKSPGNRPMNASVKCRLPQKRNSEPVDRPLRDLSPKRMKSNNRNLQEVRTVDTLNTANTDKKDEENDPEMEEYRKKMEEQKRLREKILREKENRRKMAAMEKQSEEAKNDTGSSNVGTRDTKPASVLMGVVKEATISKAHIGIGRGRGRPTNTQATEAAEKSSCVRIVRTIQTVQPNDLVDFSKDNNSGHTIVQSNDNTKVLSTQSGMRRVVIQKSLSNTHKVATTIQKTVSNLQKSGQMILQNKINNTTQVTDHKAGQTQSDPSKKLITVGQRIVSNPQRIFKQKPIVSLQKTIINVQEVTTNTSGQKVVMNTQNNQRVILQKTPTQQKKQQETKTNTVKVENLAASTSEAQIRRMCQGIGTIESIQMGERSATIVFKTQSAAMVFHKKYQRKMIDLSLITVRLVPQSSGTKTMAAVIKIS